From a single Dendropsophus ebraccatus isolate aDenEbr1 chromosome 8, aDenEbr1.pat, whole genome shotgun sequence genomic region:
- the LOC138799954 gene encoding inactive pancreatic lipase-related protein 1-like: protein MRAQLLLVVAIVVAVKSLCREINYERLGCFSSCPPYGRTKERWVPRLPWAPQIINTRFLLFTRKNPDQFQEVSALNVSTVLDTKFSCRRKSHFIIHGFLAGGEDEWPVDMCRTLLQVSDVNCFSVDWHGGSAALYSQAANNARVVGAELAYFIDYLLNQFGYPLSNTYLIGHSLGAHVAGEAGKRRPGIARITGLDPAGPYFEDTPIEVRLDPSDAALVDVIHTDGTPAISHLGFGGYGTSQLLGHLDFFPNGGMQMPGCPNPTMKTGDNLDNVIEDVGSEFTCNHQMSHVFFLKSILRPDGFVGYPASSYSAFQEGAGFPCYNTSCALMGYYADAYTQEDADANTQDSTQFFLNTGDAEGMLRRWIRRTLGFVGLEALVLGLGFKGLEVPGDGQSHWNHVFYGIVECVSVREGGLFSSWTYSPWENLLLPR, encoded by the exons GCCGGGAGATCAACTATGAGCGGTTGGGATGTTTCTCCAGTTGTCCTCCATACGGCCGCACTAAAGAGAGATGGGTTCCCCGATTACCATGGGCACCACAAATAATCAACACCCGCTTTCTGCTCTTTACCAGGAAAAACCCTGATCAGTTCCAG GAGGTCAGCGCTCTCAATGTCTCTACAGTCTTGGATACCAAGTTCAGTTGCAGGAGGAAATCTCATTTTATCATCCATGGTTTCCTGGCGGGAGGAGAGGACGAGTGGCCTGTGGACATGTGCCGG ACCTTGCTGCAGGTGTCAGACGTGAACTGTTTCAGTGTGGACTGGCATGGAGGGTCGGCCGCTCTGTACTCACAAGCTGCCAACAACGCCCGTGTTGTGGGGGCAGAACTGGCTTATTTTATTGACTATTTATTG AATCAGTTTGGATACCCTCTAAGTAACACCTACCTGATCGGACACAGTCTGGGAGCGCACGTTGCTGGAGAAGCTGGGAAGAGACGTCCTGGAATCGCACGGATAACAG GTTTGGACCCAGCAGGACCTTACTTTGAAGATACCCCTATTGAGGTGAGGCTGGACCCTTCTGATGCAGCACTCGTGGACGTTATTCATACTGATGGCACTCCCGCTATCTCTCACTTAG GTTTTGGTGGATATGGGACAAGCCAGTTGCTTGGTCATCTGGACTTCTTTCCTAATGGCGGCATGCAGATGCCTGGGTGTCCTAATCCTACTATGAAGACTGGAGACAACTTGGACAATGTGATAGAAG ATGTTGGAAGTGAATTTACATGTAATCATCAAATGAGCCATGTTTTCTTCTTAAAAAGTATCCTCCGTCCCGATGGGTTTGTTGGTTACCCAGCGTCCTCCTACAGCGCCTTCCAGGAG GGTGCCGGATTCCCCTGTTACAATACAAGTTGTGCATTGATGGGATACTACGCTGATGCTTACACCCAGGAAGATGCTGACGCTAACACCCAAGACTCGACTCAGTTTTTCTTGAATACTGGAGATGCGGAGGGCATGCTACGTAGGTGGATAAGGAGAACGTTGGGATTCGTGGGTTTGGAAGCTTTGGTTCTTGGCTTGGGATTTAAGGG GTTGGAGGTACCAGGTGACGGTCAATCTCACTGGAACCATGTTTTTTATGGGATCGTTGAATGTGTCTCTGTGCGGGAAGGAGGACTGTTCTCCTCA TGGACTTATTCACCCTGGGAGAACTTACTCCTCCCTCGTTGA